Proteins from one Longimicrobium sp. genomic window:
- a CDS encoding ABC transporter ATP-binding protein, with protein sequence METNDSLIRMTDVTRVFMTEEVETHALAGVSLDIRRGEYVSIAGPSGCGKTTLLSILGLLDSPTSGEHVLNGEPVARLKPARRAEIRNREIGFIFQAFNLIGDLTVAENVELPLTYRGLPAGERKRRVAEALEKVKMDHRMKHYPSQLSGGQQQRVAVARAIAGDPSVLLADEPTGNLDSANGGQVMDLLADLHRQGSTIVMVTHDPRYAEYADRTIHMFDGQVVEAPAEAMLAGV encoded by the coding sequence ATGGAGACGAACGATTCGCTGATCCGGATGACGGACGTCACCCGGGTGTTCATGACGGAAGAGGTGGAGACGCACGCGCTGGCCGGGGTGAGCCTGGACATCCGCCGCGGCGAGTACGTGTCCATCGCCGGGCCGTCGGGGTGCGGGAAGACCACGCTCCTCTCCATCCTGGGGCTGCTGGACTCGCCCACCAGCGGCGAGCACGTGCTGAACGGCGAGCCGGTGGCGCGGCTGAAGCCGGCGCGCCGCGCGGAGATCCGCAACCGCGAGATCGGCTTCATCTTCCAGGCGTTCAACCTGATCGGCGACCTGACGGTGGCCGAGAACGTGGAGCTGCCGCTGACCTACCGCGGCCTCCCCGCGGGCGAGCGGAAGCGGCGCGTGGCCGAGGCGCTGGAGAAGGTGAAGATGGACCACCGGATGAAGCACTACCCGTCGCAGCTCTCCGGCGGCCAGCAGCAGCGCGTGGCCGTGGCCAGGGCGATCGCGGGCGACCCCAGCGTGCTGCTGGCCGACGAGCCGACGGGGAACCTGGACTCGGCCAACGGCGGGCAGGTGATGGACCTGCTGGCGGACCTGCACCGCCAGGGCTCGACGATCGTGATGGTGACGCACGACCCGCGCTACGCCGAGTACGCCGACCGCACCATCCACATGTTCGACGGCCAGGTGGTCGAGGCGCCCGCGGAGGCGATGCTGGCGGGGGTGTGA